One stretch of Miscanthus floridulus cultivar M001 chromosome 18, ASM1932011v1, whole genome shotgun sequence DNA includes these proteins:
- the LOC136522085 gene encoding uncharacterized protein produces MRYPRSCRAAASLSHVFLTRSRRQAMATTAPLLSPQHARPAHLPRRLPPPLHLASHLDVPAKRMRLRRAPPPCTAKFGKFDASDAPAEAKEAEAAADGGVAQPVEEDDSCLPSDLEGAIRQSGKASSDFVNSGGLRAIAELLIPQLEFLNEEGAQAELWALSKIFLDTLVQETGQKVTAIFPDAGAAALLKYQWKDAQFKCASLSDRKPVDPEDEVAVMIIPDHQMLEAVERIASQLSDDPIRPLVMWNPRLVSGDVGVGFNVRNLRRNFLSTFTTVYSMRPLPTGAVFRCFPGQWKVFYDDPNRPNRYLLARELTSRPDATDIERIFGGADEQSEEAPSLMNNVMGVFSSVSRFMRVISK; encoded by the exons ATGCGTTATCCGAGGAGCTGCAGAGCAGCCGCTTCTCTCAGCCACGTCTTCCTCACACGGTCGCGGCGCCAAGCAATGGCGACTACGGCGCCCCTGCTCTCGCCCCAGCATGCTCGCCCTGCCCATCTCCCCCGCCGCCTCCCGCCCCCCCTACATCTCGCATCCCACCTCGACGTGCCAGCGAAGCGGATGCGCCTTCGCCGGGCGCCGCCACCTTGTACAGCCAAGTTCGGCAAGTTCGACGCCTCCGACGCCCCCGCGGAGGCCAAGGAGGCGGAAGCTGCGGCGGACGGTGGGGTGGCGCAGCCTGTGGAGGAGGACGACAG CTGCTTGCCATCGGATTTGGAGGGCGCGATTCGGCAGTCGGGGAAGGCGAGCTCTGATTTCGTCAACTCCGGAGGCCTGCGAGCTATC GCAGAGCTGTTGATCCCTCAGTTGGAGTTCCTCAACGAGGAAGGAGCACAGGCTGAACTCTGGGCATTGTCAAAGATTTTCCTGGACACGCTTGTACAAGAGACAGGACAG AAAGTTACCGCCATTTTCCCTGACGCTGGAGCAGCTGCCCTTCTCAAGTATCAATGGAAAGATGCACAATTCAAGTGTGCCAG CTTAAGTGACCGGAAGCCAGTTGATCCTGAAGATGAGGTCGCAGTTATGATTATCCCTGATCATCAGATGCTGGAAGCTGTTGAACGCATCGCGTCTCAACTCTCTGATGATCCT ATAAGACCTCTTGTCATGTGGAACCCACGCCTTGTTAGTGGAGATGTTGGAGTAGGCTTTAATGTCCGGAATCTGCGCAGAAATTTCTTAAG TACTTTTACCACTGTTTACTCAATGAGGCCATTGCCAACTGGTGCAGTCTTTAGATGCTTTCCAGG gcagtGGAAAGTGTTTTATGATGATCCAAATAGGCCAAATCGGTATTTGCTTGCCAGAGAACTGACAAGTAGGCCCGATGCAACTGATATTGAG AGAATATTTGGTGGTGCGGATGAGCAATCTGAAGAGGCACCATCATTGATGAACAATGTCATGGGCGTGTTTAGTTCTGTGAGTCGGTTTATGAGGGTCATCTCCAAGTGA
- the LOC136523401 gene encoding WRKY transcription factor 72A-like, with translation MSILISTYEGTHNHPLSASATAMASTTSAAASMLTSGSSTSLRFPANSPAAAASLSFGFPPAAHDPSKHFFLPTGGAASITSTPSYPTITLDLTSPAATSQAFTLGNRFSSSLGHGGARYHHPTSFSFSNSGPSALSGAAWPAAGGAGYLSYGSPAASLFNGGAALSSINGRQQGGEVPVLYQPQQKAAAAAVTASGSAPAGVLTDTIAKVITSDPGFQTALAAAITSYVGTQGGNKSSAGGEGGSQLQGLKWGQHLGLGPSPSNAGAACSSALLARPSSTTAAAMEQGSNGHRPFLQPSLGLSGSHSTSTSLVENREH, from the coding sequence ATGTCGATCCTGATCAGCACGTACGAGGGCACGCACAACCACCCGCTctccgcctccgccaccgccatggcCTCCACCACCTCCGCCGCGGCGTCCATGCtcacctcgggctcctccacctccctccgcttccccgccaactcgccggccgccgccgccagcctcAGCTTCGGCTTCCCTCCGGCGGCGCACGACCCCTCCAAACATTTCTTCCTCCCGACCGGCGGCGCCGCGTCCATCACCTCCACGCCGTCCTATCCGACCATCACGCTCGACCTCACCTCGCCGGCTGCCACCTCGCAGGCATTCACTCTGGGCAACAGGTTCTCGTCGAGCTTGGGTCACGGCGGTGCTAGGTACCATCATCCCACGAGCTtctccttctccaactccgggCCCAGCGCGCTGTCCGGCGCTGCATGGCCGGCGGCTGGTGGTGCTGGGTACCTGAGCTACGGGTCACCAGCTGCGTCGTTGTTCAACGGTGGCGCTGCACTGAGCAGCATCAACGGAAGGCAACAAGGCGGGGAAGTCCCCGTGCTCTACCAGCCGCAgcagaaggcggcggcggcggctgttacTGCGAGCGGGAGCGCACCGGCGGGCGTGCTCACCGACACGATAGCGAAGGTGATCACGTCGGACCCGGGCTTCCAAACGGCGCTGGCGGCCGCCATCACGTCGTACGTCGGCACCCAGGGCGGTAACAAATCGTCGGCGGGAGGAGAGGGCGGGAGCCAGCTGCAGGGGCTCAAGTGGGGACAGCACCTCGGCCTGGGGCCGTCGCCATCAAACGCGGGCGCGGCGTGCTCGTCGGCGCTGCTGGCACGGCCATCGTCGACGACGGCAGCGGCAATGGAGCAGGGTTCCAATGGGCATCGGCCGTTCCTGCAGCCGTCGCTGGGCTTGTCAGGTTCTCACagcacctccacctctcttgtggaGAACAGGGAGCACTGA